The Streptomyces sp. NBC_01775 genome includes a region encoding these proteins:
- a CDS encoding Zn-ribbon domain-containing OB-fold protein produces the protein MVTDPGSPATAGAGLQGSRCFDCSVTVYPADDACPRCGGPAGPAVLSGTGTLWTWTVQRYPPKSPPYQPPAGGFAPFALGYVQLTEGVRVAAVLEVDDLDGLRIDMPLTVTAGEGVPRARPTTAAEGGS, from the coding sequence ATGGTCACGGATCCGGGGAGCCCGGCCACAGCCGGGGCCGGGCTCCAGGGCTCACGCTGCTTCGACTGTTCGGTGACCGTCTACCCCGCGGACGACGCGTGCCCGCGCTGCGGGGGACCGGCCGGTCCTGCGGTTCTGAGCGGCACGGGCACGCTGTGGACCTGGACGGTCCAGCGGTATCCCCCCAAGTCACCGCCCTACCAGCCCCCTGCCGGCGGCTTCGCGCCGTTCGCGCTGGGCTACGTCCAACTGACGGAAGGCGTGCGGGTGGCGGCCGTCCTGGAGGTCGACGACCTGGACGGGCTTCGCATCGACATGCCCCTCACGGTGACCGCCGGCGAGGGCGTCCCGCGGGCCAGGCCCACCACAGCCGCCGAGGGGGGCTCATGA
- a CDS encoding FAD-binding protein yields the protein MRAGDIDLLIVGAGMAGLTAGARAARAGLSVTVVEIGAEVGGSARFAGYAWTAPTHEVMDEHNPRGDVALKRALVDRFADGISWIRSVGVAAKDPQPVLSFGRGHQFDTNHYLDTCRRLLLEGGGELLLRTDTEWLVVEDGAVAGADLRSADGTRRRVRARATLLATGGFQGDPALCSAHVHPHAGRMELRSNPHSRGGGYRLATRAGAATGPDEAGFYGHLVPRGIPFADPADFVDMSLYYSEHALLFNLRNARFADETLGDHLTAMELLEQPESRGLLIADVRVFREWVTGSYVEGAVAVDKFALASKRGGRVGLAEDIDELACLPPEWGYDGESVRDAVKRFNERASAGLELSPGRELDRLPLDEPPYYVIETAPALTFPFHGLRIDDRARVLREDGQPVGGLLAAGSDTGGLWHRAYAGGLASALVFGLTAADTAAKTARRT from the coding sequence ATGCGCGCAGGAGACATCGATCTGCTGATCGTCGGTGCGGGTATGGCGGGACTGACCGCGGGCGCCCGCGCCGCCCGTGCAGGGCTGTCCGTGACAGTCGTCGAGATCGGCGCGGAGGTCGGCGGCTCCGCACGCTTCGCGGGGTACGCGTGGACCGCCCCCACCCACGAGGTCATGGACGAGCACAACCCGCGCGGGGATGTCGCGCTCAAGCGCGCGCTCGTGGACCGTTTCGCCGACGGCATCTCCTGGATCCGCTCCGTCGGCGTGGCCGCCAAGGACCCACAGCCTGTCCTCAGCTTCGGCCGCGGGCACCAGTTCGACACCAATCACTACCTCGACACCTGCCGCCGGCTCCTCCTCGAAGGCGGTGGTGAGCTGCTGCTGCGGACCGACACCGAATGGCTGGTGGTCGAGGACGGTGCCGTGGCCGGAGCGGACCTGCGGTCGGCCGACGGCACGCGCCGGCGGGTACGTGCTCGCGCCACGCTCCTCGCGACCGGCGGATTCCAGGGCGACCCCGCGCTCTGTTCCGCTCACGTACACCCCCACGCCGGCCGCATGGAACTCCGCTCGAACCCCCACAGCCGCGGCGGCGGCTACCGGCTGGCCACCCGGGCCGGAGCGGCCACCGGCCCCGACGAGGCGGGCTTCTACGGCCACCTCGTCCCCCGTGGCATCCCCTTCGCCGACCCCGCGGACTTCGTCGACATGTCGCTGTACTACAGCGAGCACGCCCTCCTGTTCAATCTGCGCAACGCCCGGTTCGCCGACGAGACGCTGGGCGACCACCTCACCGCCATGGAACTGCTGGAGCAGCCCGAGAGCCGCGGCCTTCTCATCGCCGACGTCCGGGTGTTCCGCGAGTGGGTCACCGGCTCGTACGTCGAGGGAGCCGTCGCCGTCGACAAGTTCGCCCTGGCGAGCAAGCGGGGCGGTCGCGTGGGGCTGGCCGAAGACATCGACGAACTCGCCTGTCTGCCGCCGGAGTGGGGCTATGACGGAGAGTCCGTCCGCGACGCCGTCAAGCGATTCAACGAACGCGCCTCGGCGGGGCTGGAGCTGTCGCCCGGCCGGGAGCTGGACCGCCTCCCGCTGGACGAACCGCCGTACTACGTCATCGAGACGGCCCCGGCCCTCACCTTCCCGTTCCACGGCCTGCGTATCGACGACCGGGCCCGCGTGCTGCGCGAGGACGGGCAGCCGGTCGGCGGACTCCTCGCCGCCGGATCGGACACCGGCGGCCTGTGGCACCGCGCCTACGCCGGCGGTCTGGCCTCGGCTCTGGTCTTCGGACTCACCGCCGCGGACACCGCTGCCAAGACGGCTCGCCGCACCTGA
- a CDS encoding SDR family oxidoreductase — translation MRFDEKVAIVTGGARGMGASHVRGLAAEGARVAICDLLDDEGAALAGELPHARYFHLDVTSEDSWQSVVRAVEDTIGPVDVLVNNAGIMHYGGVEAQSPDQFRRILDVNLVGSFLGMHTVLPGMRSRGRGAVVNISSAAGLTGFADGIGYVASKWGIRGMTKAAALDLAGTGVRVNSVHPGVIRTPMGESASPELFAQQPVPRIGEPEEVTRMVLFLAGDDASYTTGGEFLVDGGQTIGRPGHAHASPTAPTAPSVPTTPSAPTEPGS, via the coding sequence ATGCGCTTCGACGAAAAGGTCGCGATCGTGACCGGTGGCGCCCGGGGCATGGGCGCCTCACACGTACGCGGTCTGGCCGCGGAAGGCGCCCGGGTCGCCATCTGCGATCTGCTGGACGACGAGGGAGCGGCCCTGGCCGGCGAACTCCCCCACGCGCGGTACTTCCACCTCGACGTCACCAGCGAAGACTCGTGGCAATCGGTCGTCCGCGCGGTGGAGGACACCATCGGCCCCGTGGATGTCCTGGTCAACAACGCGGGGATCATGCACTACGGCGGTGTCGAGGCGCAGTCGCCGGATCAGTTCCGCCGGATCCTCGACGTCAATCTGGTCGGCTCCTTCCTCGGCATGCACACCGTCCTGCCCGGCATGCGCAGCCGCGGTCGCGGAGCCGTCGTCAACATCTCCTCGGCGGCCGGCCTCACGGGCTTCGCCGACGGCATCGGCTACGTCGCCAGCAAGTGGGGCATCCGCGGCATGACCAAGGCGGCGGCGCTGGACCTGGCCGGCACCGGGGTACGCGTCAACTCCGTACACCCCGGTGTCATCCGGACACCCATGGGAGAGAGCGCCTCTCCCGAACTGTTCGCCCAGCAGCCGGTGCCGCGCATCGGAGAGCCCGAAGAGGTCACCCGCATGGTGCTCTTCCTCGCCGGCGACGACGCCTCCTACACCACCGGCGGCGAGTTCCTCGTCGACGGCGGCCAGACCATCGGCCGGCCCGGTCATGCCCACGCTTCTCCCACCGCCCCCACTGCTCCTTCCGTTCCCACCACTCCTTCCGCTCCCACCGAGCCCGGCTCCTGA
- a CDS encoding oxidoreductase → MTERPGLAMTAPIVLGGLRLRNRLVATAHATAAVEEGAPTGTDAAYWRRLARGGVGMVITGGTVVAPESTLPRRYLTEAWRPEVDDAVRRRAEAITDGGAVALAQLVHLGRETLGAGTYYAPVSAAAVRSPREAAAPHPLSREETRGVVDAFRISAANSVRAGFHGVELHAGHGYLLAQFLSRANNTRDDEYGDRLLLLAQVIDAIRGEIGDLPLGVRVSVEPGEDSGLGLDDLIELLPRLCALTPFTYVNVTTGVRNTYVPGMATTRPPLLESVSRLRAAVALPLLVSQGFRSVADIEGALASGADLVGMARPFIADPDFAAKVLVADERSVRPCTGCNEGCRTFEPTGSCSVNPELGPPGAGARPAVPLLLSRPGRRSGPVAVLGAGPAGMECAMALARAGGEVTVFDTAREAGGQARLASLAPHRPGWQRFVDYQRDRLADLGVRVLTETSPHDGELAQYAQIVLATGAGEAPVPVPGELRTLTSTDFLHRYADVVPRAPSVAVLDDGFGWWQGIGAVESALAAGAGEVTFITPGTGFATGLSAENRTQLMNRLAGAPLRSVAMSTVCSTSHDGVRLRHVLDGHETHLAADVLVTVGERRPRRPDVGPAARRTVRAIGDCVVPRRIAHAVAEGRAAAEAVIATPL, encoded by the coding sequence ATGACGGAGCGACCCGGCCTCGCCATGACCGCACCGATCGTGCTCGGCGGTCTCCGGCTGCGTAACCGCCTCGTCGCCACCGCCCACGCCACCGCCGCCGTCGAGGAGGGCGCTCCCACCGGGACCGACGCGGCCTACTGGCGGCGGCTGGCCCGGGGTGGCGTCGGCATGGTGATCACCGGAGGCACCGTCGTGGCCCCCGAGTCGACCCTGCCTCGGCGCTATCTGACCGAGGCGTGGCGTCCTGAGGTTGACGACGCCGTACGCCGCCGCGCTGAGGCGATCACCGACGGGGGCGCCGTGGCCCTCGCGCAGCTCGTCCACCTCGGCCGGGAGACCCTGGGCGCGGGCACCTACTACGCGCCGGTCTCGGCTGCCGCTGTCCGCTCGCCCCGTGAGGCGGCAGCGCCCCACCCGCTGAGCCGTGAAGAGACACGCGGCGTCGTCGACGCCTTCCGTATCTCGGCGGCAAACAGCGTGCGGGCCGGCTTTCACGGTGTGGAGCTGCACGCCGGCCACGGCTATCTGCTGGCTCAGTTCCTCTCCCGCGCCAACAACACCCGCGACGACGAGTACGGCGACCGCCTCTTGCTGCTGGCTCAGGTCATCGACGCGATCCGCGGCGAGATCGGCGACCTGCCCCTCGGCGTACGGGTGTCGGTGGAGCCCGGTGAGGACTCCGGACTCGGCCTCGACGATCTGATCGAGCTGCTTCCCCGCCTGTGCGCCCTCACTCCGTTCACCTACGTCAACGTCACCACCGGCGTCCGCAACACCTATGTCCCGGGCATGGCCACCACCCGCCCGCCACTGCTGGAGTCCGTGTCCCGGCTCCGCGCGGCGGTCGCGCTGCCACTGCTGGTGAGCCAGGGGTTCCGCTCGGTCGCCGACATCGAGGGCGCACTGGCCTCCGGAGCCGATCTGGTCGGCATGGCCCGGCCCTTCATCGCCGACCCGGACTTCGCCGCCAAGGTGCTGGTGGCCGACGAGCGTTCCGTACGGCCCTGCACGGGCTGCAACGAGGGCTGCCGGACCTTCGAGCCCACCGGGTCGTGCTCGGTCAACCCCGAACTGGGGCCACCGGGGGCCGGCGCCCGCCCGGCCGTCCCGCTGCTGCTCTCCCGGCCGGGCCGCCGCAGCGGCCCCGTTGCCGTCCTGGGAGCGGGACCCGCGGGCATGGAGTGCGCGATGGCGCTTGCCCGCGCGGGGGGCGAGGTGACCGTCTTCGACACGGCACGGGAAGCCGGCGGCCAGGCGCGGCTCGCCTCCCTCGCCCCGCACCGCCCCGGCTGGCAGAGGTTCGTCGACTACCAGCGCGACCGGCTCGCCGACCTCGGCGTGCGCGTGCTGACGGAAACCTCCCCGCACGACGGCGAACTGGCGCAGTACGCCCAGATCGTGCTTGCCACCGGCGCCGGGGAAGCGCCCGTCCCCGTGCCGGGCGAGCTTCGGACGCTCACCAGTACGGACTTTTTGCACCGGTACGCCGACGTCGTACCGAGAGCGCCCAGCGTCGCCGTCCTCGACGACGGCTTCGGCTGGTGGCAGGGCATCGGTGCTGTCGAGAGCGCGCTGGCGGCCGGTGCGGGCGAGGTCACCTTCATCACCCCCGGCACCGGCTTCGCGACGGGCCTGTCGGCGGAGAACCGCACGCAGTTGATGAACCGCCTCGCCGGGGCTCCGCTGCGCAGCGTCGCGATGAGCACCGTGTGTTCGACATCCCACGACGGTGTGCGCCTGCGCCACGTGCTGGACGGGCACGAGACGCACCTGGCCGCGGACGTTCTGGTCACGGTCGGCGAACGCCGCCCGCGACGGCCGGACGTCGGCCCGGCCGCCCGCCGGACCGTCCGAGCGATCGGTGACTGCGTCGTGCCGCGCCGGATCGCGCACGCCGTCGCGGAGGGACGCGCGGCTGCGGAGGCCGTCATCGCGACACCGCTGTGA
- a CDS encoding acyl-CoA dehydrogenase family protein translates to MTALDRIDPQLLSETDEQRQLRAVLRDFYREASGPKDVREHLGTPRGYDESLWKRLAGEIGVHGLVIPEEYGGSGFTFAELAVALEESGRALYCAPLLPTVVLAAHALLAGGERAACERYLPRIADGTLTATVAGFDADAPGVAAEPAGSGWVLRGRTDFVLDGAGADLILVRADTAAGPRLFACEPVMDTCRRTPRRVLDETRRQALVEFRGAPAGAVGVAEHTGTAEHAVSATLDTGRAALAAEQVGGSGHALDATVEFVSQRHQFGRPIGSFQAVKHRLADVLVALEAARSASAYAAVCVAVASPQLPVAAGTAAVVCSETFRLATAEYVQLHGGIGFTWEHPAHLYVRRARSSEALFGTADHHRVRLTQLIGLAGRPAA, encoded by the coding sequence ATGACAGCCCTTGACCGGATCGACCCTCAGCTGCTGTCCGAAACCGACGAACAGCGGCAACTGCGCGCCGTCCTGCGGGACTTCTACCGTGAGGCGAGCGGGCCCAAGGACGTCCGCGAGCACCTGGGCACCCCGCGTGGATACGACGAGTCGCTGTGGAAGCGGCTCGCAGGCGAGATCGGGGTCCACGGGCTGGTGATCCCCGAGGAGTACGGGGGGTCGGGCTTCACGTTCGCCGAACTGGCGGTGGCCCTGGAGGAGTCCGGACGGGCGTTGTACTGCGCGCCCCTGCTGCCCACGGTGGTCCTCGCCGCACACGCCCTGCTGGCGGGCGGGGAGCGGGCGGCGTGCGAGCGCTACCTGCCGCGGATCGCGGATGGCACGCTGACCGCCACCGTGGCCGGTTTCGACGCCGACGCACCCGGCGTCGCCGCCGAGCCGGCCGGCTCAGGCTGGGTGCTGCGCGGCCGGACGGACTTCGTGCTCGACGGGGCCGGCGCGGACCTCATCCTGGTACGGGCCGATACCGCCGCGGGCCCCCGGCTGTTCGCCTGCGAGCCGGTCATGGACACCTGCCGGCGTACTCCGCGCCGTGTCCTGGACGAGACGCGCCGCCAGGCGCTGGTGGAGTTCCGGGGGGCGCCGGCCGGGGCCGTGGGCGTGGCGGAGCACACCGGGACCGCCGAGCACGCCGTCTCGGCGACCCTCGACACCGGGCGCGCCGCGCTGGCGGCCGAGCAGGTCGGCGGAAGCGGCCACGCGCTGGACGCCACGGTCGAGTTCGTCTCCCAGCGTCACCAGTTCGGGCGCCCCATCGGCTCCTTCCAGGCGGTCAAGCACCGGTTGGCCGACGTGCTGGTCGCGCTGGAGGCGGCGCGCTCGGCGTCGGCGTACGCGGCGGTCTGCGTCGCCGTCGCCTCGCCACAGCTTCCGGTGGCGGCCGGTACCGCCGCCGTGGTCTGCTCCGAGACCTTCCGGCTGGCGACGGCCGAGTACGTCCAATTGCACGGCGGTATCGGCTTCACCTGGGAGCACCCCGCGCATCTGTACGTGCGCCGGGCACGCAGCAGCGAGGCGCTGTTCGGCACCGCGGACCACCACCGGGTCCGGCTCACCCAACTCATAGGGCTCGCCGGGCGGCCCGCCGCCTGA
- a CDS encoding enoyl-CoA hydratase/isomerase family protein, with amino-acid sequence MAVEDEIQFERDGHVARVWLNRPWKKNCVTVPILDRLDEIITEVDEDPELRVLVFRGRGGTFCSGFDLDSLKSEYVGKSNAIDVAVKSAKVCDRLYSMKTPSVAVLEGHVTAGGFEIMISCDFAIAVDDAKIGDFHIRRALFGGAGPIYRVPRMIGIRKTKELMLTGKLLSGVEAVEFGLINKSAPADKLDETVEEFIGHLTDKSPFTMWLTKMTIDRSLDADTQSLMVMEHLAVGVALNSEDANEGVSAFLEKREPKWQGR; translated from the coding sequence ATGGCAGTGGAAGACGAGATCCAGTTCGAGCGGGACGGCCATGTCGCCCGTGTCTGGCTCAACCGCCCGTGGAAGAAGAACTGCGTCACCGTGCCGATCCTGGACCGGCTCGACGAGATCATCACCGAGGTCGACGAGGACCCCGAGCTGCGGGTCCTGGTCTTCCGAGGCCGCGGCGGCACCTTCTGCTCGGGCTTCGACCTCGACAGCCTGAAGTCGGAGTACGTCGGCAAGTCGAACGCGATCGATGTCGCGGTGAAGTCCGCGAAGGTGTGCGACCGCCTCTACTCGATGAAGACGCCCTCCGTCGCGGTCCTGGAGGGCCATGTCACCGCGGGCGGCTTCGAGATCATGATTTCCTGCGACTTCGCGATCGCCGTGGACGACGCCAAGATCGGCGACTTCCACATCCGCCGCGCGCTGTTCGGCGGCGCCGGCCCGATCTACCGCGTGCCGCGCATGATCGGCATCCGCAAGACCAAGGAGCTGATGCTCACCGGCAAGCTCCTCTCCGGCGTCGAGGCCGTCGAGTTCGGGCTCATCAACAAGTCCGCCCCTGCCGACAAGCTGGACGAGACGGTCGAGGAGTTCATCGGGCACCTCACCGACAAGAGCCCCTTCACCATGTGGCTCACCAAGATGACGATCGACCGGAGCCTGGACGCCGACACCCAGTCGCTGATGGTCATGGAGCACCTCGCCGTGGGTGTCGCCCTCAACTCCGAGGACGCGAACGAGGGCGTATCGGCGTTCCTGGAGAAGCGCGAACCCAAGTGGCAGGGGCGCTGA
- a CDS encoding 3-hydroxybutyryl-CoA dehydrogenase: MSDILRLGVVGCGLMGSGVAELAALRGLDVIVAESTPELAATGRDRVIASLDRGLRRGKLTETDRAQALERLAFTHDLEELADRQFVIEAVAERREVKLEVFRRLDKVVADPAAVLATNTSSIPVVDLAVATGRASHVVGLHFFNPVPVQKLVEVIPALTTGADTVARALAFATGGLGKTAIQAPDRSGFVVNALLVPYLLAAIRMVESGAARAEDVDSGMELGCAHPMGPLRLLDLIGLETIQAVADSMYDEFKEPLYAAPPLLQRMVAAGHLGRKSGRGFYSYD; the protein is encoded by the coding sequence ATGTCCGACATCCTCCGTCTCGGCGTGGTCGGCTGCGGCCTCATGGGCTCCGGCGTCGCCGAGCTCGCCGCTCTGCGCGGCCTCGACGTGATCGTCGCGGAGTCCACCCCCGAGCTGGCAGCCACCGGCCGGGACCGCGTCATCGCCTCCCTCGACCGCGGCCTGCGGCGCGGCAAGCTCACCGAGACCGATCGCGCCCAGGCACTGGAGCGGCTTGCCTTCACCCACGACCTGGAGGAGCTGGCCGACCGGCAGTTCGTCATCGAGGCCGTCGCCGAGCGCCGCGAGGTCAAACTGGAGGTCTTCCGCCGACTGGACAAGGTGGTGGCCGACCCCGCCGCCGTCCTCGCCACCAACACCTCCTCGATTCCCGTCGTCGACCTCGCCGTCGCCACCGGCCGGGCCTCCCACGTGGTGGGGCTGCACTTCTTCAATCCGGTGCCGGTACAGAAGCTCGTCGAGGTGATCCCCGCCCTCACCACCGGTGCGGACACCGTGGCCCGCGCCCTGGCCTTCGCCACCGGGGGCCTGGGCAAGACGGCCATCCAGGCGCCCGACCGTTCGGGCTTCGTGGTCAACGCCCTGCTGGTGCCCTACCTGCTCGCCGCGATCCGCATGGTCGAGTCCGGGGCGGCACGCGCGGAGGACGTCGACAGCGGCATGGAGCTGGGCTGCGCCCACCCGATGGGCCCGCTGCGACTGCTCGACCTGATCGGCCTGGAGACCATCCAGGCCGTCGCCGATTCGATGTACGACGAGTTCAAGGAGCCCCTCTACGCCGCGCCCCCGCTGCTCCAGCGCATGGTCGCCGCGGGCCACCTGGGCCGCAAGAGCGGCCGGGGGTTCTACTCGTACGACTGA
- a CDS encoding NAD(P)-dependent alcohol dehydrogenase yields the protein MKALRMTAWGELPAPTRVERPVPHGSEVLVRVEAAGLCHSDLHVIDSAPGTLPYRLPFTLGHEVAGHVAALGPDDGGSDDGGSDDGGSAAHELAIGARVALYGPWGCGICDRCAAGRDNYCDRRDTLAWHGAGLGRDGGLAEYVLVPSARHLVPIDGLAADQAAPLSDAGLTSYHAVSGLRHALGEGSTAVVIGVGGLGHLAVQILRATTPSRILAVDIREEALALAHRSGAHFGTLLRADTAGVLRAESGGPGADAVLDFAGTTASMELATSTLRAGGALAVVGSGGGHLTVRKPGVLPQGCTLSLPFWGSHPELTEVIALARSGAVHVETERFPLSAGLEAFELLRRGRVRGRAVLVPD from the coding sequence ATGAAGGCGCTGCGGATGACGGCCTGGGGAGAACTCCCGGCACCGACCCGGGTCGAGCGGCCCGTCCCGCACGGCAGCGAGGTGCTGGTGCGGGTGGAGGCCGCCGGACTCTGCCACTCCGACCTGCATGTCATCGACAGCGCTCCGGGGACTCTCCCCTACCGGCTCCCGTTCACCTTGGGCCACGAGGTCGCCGGGCACGTCGCGGCGCTCGGACCCGACGACGGCGGGTCCGACGACGGCGGGTCCGACGACGGCGGGTCCGCCGCCCACGAGCTCGCGATCGGCGCACGCGTGGCGCTGTACGGACCGTGGGGCTGCGGCATCTGCGACCGGTGCGCCGCGGGCAGGGACAACTACTGCGACCGGCGTGACACCCTTGCCTGGCACGGAGCCGGACTGGGCCGGGACGGCGGACTGGCCGAGTACGTACTCGTGCCGTCCGCCCGCCATCTCGTGCCGATCGACGGCTTGGCGGCCGATCAGGCGGCGCCGCTCTCGGACGCGGGCCTGACGTCGTACCACGCCGTATCCGGCCTGCGGCACGCGCTCGGGGAAGGCTCCACCGCCGTCGTCATCGGTGTCGGCGGGCTCGGCCACCTGGCCGTCCAGATTCTCCGCGCGACCACTCCGAGCCGGATTCTGGCGGTCGACATCCGGGAGGAAGCCCTCGCTCTCGCGCACCGCTCCGGCGCGCACTTCGGCACGCTGTTGCGCGCTGACACCGCCGGTGTGCTGAGGGCGGAGAGCGGAGGCCCCGGAGCGGACGCCGTGCTCGACTTCGCCGGCACCACGGCTTCGATGGAGCTGGCGACGAGCACTCTCCGCGCGGGTGGCGCACTCGCGGTGGTCGGCAGTGGCGGCGGCCACCTGACCGTCCGGAAGCCGGGAGTTCTGCCGCAGGGCTGCACGCTCTCGCTGCCGTTCTGGGGAAGCCACCCCGAACTCACAGAGGTCATCGCGCTGGCGCGGTCGGGGGCGGTCCACGTCGAGACGGAGCGGTTCCCGCTGTCCGCCGGGCTGGAGGCGTTCGAGCTGCTCCGGCGAGGCCGGGTGCGGGGGCGGGCCGTGCTGGTGCCCGACTGA
- a CDS encoding MFS transporter — MSVTQPSAAPGAEPAPPSPRSVRRAMLAGSLGTMIEYYDFSVYGYLAVAIAPQFFPSGDPAASLLAALAVFATGLLVRPIGGIFFGRLGDRLGRRKALVSSVLCMGVASSITGLLPTYHQIGVTAAVLLFLTRVVQGISSGGESVGAYAYIYESAPPRRRAFLGAFTPIGSNLGFALAAATAGAITGLTTEGQMEAWGWRIPFLMAVPLTLFCLWARLRIEDTPEFAAAAEREDIPTAPVREVLSTHRTALLQAMGLAMAQGGAIFLGLTYIGIYLTNNLGYDPTQVFWLTSGVVLVTVILMVPVGWLASRFGCRRVLLAGMLGFLVTAYPAMVLMGRDNLAVAGAAYALFMLSSAVVQVPAASLWPHLFERRVRYTGMAIGYNVGTVLAGGTAPYIAAYLVDQTGNLLSPAFYVMGVSVIGIGALLTVRKDV; from the coding sequence ATGAGCGTCACCCAGCCGTCCGCCGCACCAGGCGCAGAGCCGGCACCGCCCAGTCCGCGTTCCGTGCGCCGCGCGATGCTCGCCGGAAGCCTCGGCACGATGATCGAGTACTACGACTTCAGCGTTTACGGCTATCTGGCCGTGGCGATCGCCCCGCAGTTCTTTCCGAGCGGCGATCCGGCGGCCTCGCTGCTGGCGGCGCTCGCGGTGTTCGCCACCGGCCTTCTGGTACGGCCGATCGGCGGCATCTTCTTCGGACGGCTCGGCGACCGGCTGGGCCGCCGTAAGGCGCTGGTCTCCTCGGTGTTGTGCATGGGGGTCGCCAGCAGCATCACCGGGCTGCTGCCGACGTATCACCAGATCGGCGTGACGGCGGCGGTGCTGCTCTTCCTCACCCGGGTGGTGCAGGGCATCTCCTCGGGCGGGGAGTCCGTCGGCGCGTACGCCTACATCTACGAGTCGGCCCCGCCCCGGCGCCGGGCGTTCCTCGGCGCCTTCACGCCCATCGGGTCCAACCTCGGGTTCGCGCTGGCAGCCGCCACGGCGGGCGCGATCACCGGATTGACCACCGAGGGGCAGATGGAGGCGTGGGGCTGGCGGATCCCCTTCCTGATGGCTGTGCCGCTCACGTTGTTCTGCCTGTGGGCTCGGCTGCGGATCGAGGACACTCCCGAATTCGCGGCGGCTGCCGAACGCGAGGACATCCCCACCGCCCCGGTCCGCGAGGTCCTCTCGACGCACCGTACGGCGCTCCTCCAGGCCATGGGACTGGCGATGGCGCAAGGCGGCGCCATCTTCCTCGGACTGACGTACATCGGCATCTACCTGACCAACAACCTGGGCTACGACCCGACCCAGGTGTTCTGGCTGACCTCGGGCGTCGTGCTCGTCACGGTGATACTCATGGTGCCGGTGGGCTGGCTCGCCTCCCGGTTCGGCTGCCGCCGCGTCCTGCTGGCCGGCATGCTGGGATTCCTGGTGACCGCCTACCCCGCCATGGTGCTGATGGGCCGGGACAACCTGGCCGTCGCAGGCGCGGCCTACGCCTTGTTCATGCTGAGCAGTGCGGTCGTGCAGGTCCCCGCGGCCAGCCTGTGGCCGCATCTGTTCGAGCGCCGGGTCCGCTACACCGGCATGGCGATCGGATACAACGTCGGCACCGTCCTCGCCGGTGGTACGGCGCCCTACATCGCGGCCTACCTGGTCGACCAGACCGGGAATCTGCTCTCCCCGGCCTTTTATGTCATGGGCGTCAGCGTGATCGGGATCGGCGCGCTCCTCACCGTCCGCAAGGACGTGTAG
- a CDS encoding SDR family NAD(P)-dependent oxidoreductase — protein sequence MVLSDVRADRFAGKVAMVTGAGSGMGAAVARQLAAEGVRAVVLVDVNAEGLAAVAEELSQLREPPLAGPAAEPVTLDVADAAGVDGAVQDVLRRHGRLDILVHAAGVDDPEVKRRIADALAAGRPAEVTGSLDDASWRRVMRVNLDGTFHVLRAAVRAMRPAGGGAIVVIGSSSAFDTPAGYPHYAASKAGVHALSQAVAKEVIASGVRVNVVAPGPTETGMAVRTPASLRAGFADPGVRPYATPEEIAGIALFLASDAAANLVGAVLLANGGRFTVA from the coding sequence GTGGTGCTCAGTGATGTACGGGCGGACCGGTTCGCGGGCAAGGTCGCGATGGTGACGGGCGCCGGCTCCGGCATGGGGGCCGCTGTCGCCCGGCAGCTGGCCGCGGAAGGGGTGCGGGCGGTCGTCCTGGTGGACGTCAACGCCGAGGGTCTGGCAGCCGTCGCCGAGGAGTTGTCCCAGTTGCGCGAGCCGCCACTCGCCGGGCCCGCCGCCGAGCCGGTCACCCTCGACGTGGCGGACGCGGCAGGCGTCGACGGCGCGGTCCAGGACGTACTGCGCCGGCACGGGCGGCTCGACATCCTGGTGCACGCGGCCGGGGTCGACGACCCGGAGGTCAAGCGGCGGATCGCGGACGCGCTGGCCGCCGGGCGCCCGGCCGAGGTGACCGGCTCCCTCGACGACGCCTCCTGGCGGCGCGTGATGCGGGTGAATCTGGACGGCACCTTCCATGTGCTGCGCGCCGCGGTGCGCGCGATGCGGCCCGCCGGCGGCGGGGCGATCGTGGTGATCGGCTCCTCCTCGGCGTTCGACACTCCCGCCGGCTATCCCCACTACGCCGCGTCCAAGGCGGGGGTGCACGCGCTGAGCCAGGCCGTGGCCAAGGAGGTCATCGCGTCCGGGGTCCGCGTGAACGTGGTGGCCCCGGGGCCGACGGAGACGGGGATGGCGGTGCGCACGCCCGCGTCGCTGCGCGCCGGTTTCGCGGACCCCGGGGTGCGCCCGTACGCGACGCCCGAGGAGATCGCCGGTATCGCCCTCTTCCTCGCGAGCGATGCCGCGGCGAACCTGGTCGGGGCGGTACTGCTCGCCAACGGGGGACGGTTCACGGTCGCATGA